One window of the Trypanosoma brucei gambiense DAL972 chromosome 3, complete sequence genome contains the following:
- a CDS encoding protein kinase, putative: MNFYERVASAFSWVRGASKAKESTDVLTTTKMEETGAPEADVQQPSAFTPMRLNEGHRDLGETTKKSRAQRPQRAVFPRETYHGMVMTMPFSLFFRPPGSGGDDQKITGATAPESSISEGNLPRDGDDDAFFTFLLGSIDGGHEEFLGEISRSAISLSGRNKRQAPLPIPADAADRSVEDDKDSEVKSLTNTPLKVSGWEDVALSGLGRGSSPSWTIYKSDSSSAARSLRDYELLAYIGKGTFAEVTLARHRETHTFYAVKKISKKKVWDEDCVQCTFTERHLLASFKHPFLVNLHQAFQSQSCLYLVLDFAQGGDLYVFLETKPWIREMRRKLHRGAGFNQRKGSGLADSKVIVSDSPLRQPPSPGRFSSMRFAPDDSRTPIRIIVFCAIEIALVLQYLHTQGFVYRDLKPENVLMTSDGNVVLADFGVAKYRGVPGAGGTIDSGTRTDFHAGTSLYMSPEVLLGEAHDSRIDWWSFGCMLFEMANGRRPFDANNRYDIMKSIVETDVQLQPGDFMITELELAARVAQLTCQYEEEYGTHRPFRGSLVEQGDGRQHATAPRPGGDSAGQPLRPSGPALWTFPLPDLVEHSEVTEKTLSVYDTATCFEETWSAPSGERANASSTEHHPLPVGSVSLESSDAFTEHATEELTEACALLKDLILALLQRSPEKRLCGERVLEHPFFLCPYATSQLYCKRKTSIVSCGQRNSGGSTLSCNATSCLPHVSDATDTTLDQAFPLMGLPLASFRSLRRASVASRSCRSDTKGTSDPEVVRPPGAPFAQDFLHRFPIQRPAEWRELFLSGGIKPPYVPRLRAADDLRYFPHAVTATGKRVADQQRGLRKRHSRYNDLRTNSARSRLVEQSASVSFSTEGARAFPLDIVPGGVEEEEEFKGMKERSHTPLVCPRERLVLSAISECNTTPEPDFGEEEETNEPNCEPKLGRQIDFFGSVSAPQTPNAVTSTSAEGFPSEPYKRKDMRHSSGPSAEDVRTPEQMAMEWVEDRIRNGFSTSTVALGSPLGTTVNVGSHVDGGEDNQRPVCTPTKCETKLAEEVQQVGEEGQRRSVRGVCLSPKFNASVASSSSRTTYSTSATECGKATEMVYHPAAELPDTLTGVAYDVDDYVPSRSKKRGAVLLNRTGIPPHNSLGRCVAEEICQRTSSPTVGRHSRRPPPVGHQPVATRRVLSQSHQAGGELASTDIRSPILAGYLNRESRQYDDFNSNRSSVASHNFITQGSEFCLPFRATLGSGQNSDSNAENSVSHKMESTEFTGANTALPHFMDFTFNSHSGGARLLGSLEGVGNT; encoded by the exons ATGAATTTCTATGAACGAGTAGCGAGTGCGTTTTCATGGGTGAGAGGCGCATCTAAGGCAAAGGAAAGTACTGATGTGCTCACAACCACCAAAATGGAGGAAACTGGAGCCCCGGAGGCGGATGTACAACAACCAAGTGCCTTCACCCCAATGAGGTTAAATGAAGGCCACCGGGATCTGGGGGAGACGACCAAAAAATCACGGGCGCAACGGCCCCAGAGAGCAGTATTTCCGAGGGAAACTTACCACGGGATGGTGATGACGATgcctttttcacttttcttc AGGCCACCGGGATCTGGGGGAGACGACCAAAAAATCACGGGCGCAACGGCCCCAGAGAGCAGTATTTCCGAGGGAAACTTACCACGGGATGGTGATGACGATgcctttttcacttttcttctagGCTCTATTGATGGTGGGCACGAGGAATTTCTGGGTGAAATCAGTAGGAGTGCTATTTCCCTTAGTGGGCGTAACAAGCGTCAAGCACCCCTTCCTATTCCTGCGGATGCGGCTGATAGATCCGTAGAAGACGATAAGGATTCGGAGGTGAAGAGTTTGACGAACACCCCGCTCAAAGTGAGTGGATGGGAAGATGTAGCCTTAAGTGGGTTGGGCCGAGGCTCATCGCCGAGTTGGACCATCTACAAGAGTGACTCTTCTTCTGCCGCTCGATCACTTAGGGATTATGAACTGCTGGCGTATATAGGTAAGGGCACCTTTGCTGAGGTAACGTTGGCGCGACATAGAGAAACACATACATTTTATGCTGTCAAGAAGATATCGAAGAAGAAGGTGTGGGATGAGGACTGCGTCCAATGTACATTCACCGAGCGGCATCTGCTTGCATCATTCAAGCATCCCTTTTTAGTCAACCTCCACCAGGCATTTCAGAGCCAGTCATGCCTTTACCTCGTCCTCGACTTCGCACAGGGTGGTGACTTGTATGTGTTCCTGGAGACGAAGCCGTGGATTAGGGAAATGCGTCGCAAATTGCATCGAGGCGCGGGGTTCAACCAACGGAAAGGGTCAGGATTAGCGGACAGCAAAGTTATTGTTTCCGACTCACCCTTAAGGCAGCCGCCCTCACCAGGACGTTTCTCCTCCATGCGCTTCGCCCCCGATGATAGTCGCACGCCTATTCGGATTATAGTATTTTGTGCCATCGAAATCGCTCTAGTTTTGCAGTATCTGCACACGCAGGGTTTTGTGTACCGTGATCTCAAACCGGAGAATGTTCTGATGACATCTGATGGCAATGTTGTGCTTGCAGACTTTGGTGTAGCCAAATACCGCGGCGTTCCGGGTGCGGGTGGTACGATTGACTCGGGGACCCGAACAGATTTCCATGCCGGCACTTCGCTTTACATGAGTCCAGAAGTGCTGTTGGGTGAGGCACATGACTCTCGTATTGACTGGTGGAGCTTTGGTTGCATGCTGTTCGAAATGGCAAACGGGCGCAGACCATTCGATGCAAATAACCGGTACGATATAATGAAATCCATCGTTGAAACCGATGTTCAGCTGCAGCCCGGGGATTTCATGATCACTGAGCTCGAGTTGGCGGCGCGTGTTGCACAATTGACATGCCAGTATGAGGAGGAGTACGGCACCCACCGGCCGTTCCGCGGTTCTCTCGTCGAGCAGGGTGATGGTAGACAACATGCAACGGCTCCGCGGCCCGGTGGCGACAGTGCTGGGCAGCCGTTGCGACCATCTGGTCCCGCCCTCTGGACGTTTCCCCTCCCAGATCTGGTTGAGCATTCAGAAGTCACAGAAAAGACGTTGAGCGTATATGATACGGCTACGTGTTTTGAGGAAACGTGGTCGGCACCTAGTGGTGAGAGGGCGAACGCGAGCTCCACGGAACACCACCCTCTTCCTGTGGGGTCCGTGTCACTCGAGAGTAGCGACGCCTTCACGGAACACGCAACAGAAGAGCTGACAGAGGCATGTGCATTACTGAAGGATTTGATTCTTGCATTACTTCAGCGGTCGCCCGAAAAACGGCTTTGCGGTGAGCGTGTTTTGGAGCATCCCTTCTTCTTATGTCCCTACGCTACTTCGCAGCTGTACTGCAAGAGGAAAACATCCATTGTCAGTTGCGGCCAGAGGAATTCCGGTGGGTCGACGCTTAGTTGTAATGCCACCTCTTGCTTACCTCATGTCAGCGACGCTACGGACACAACATTGGACCAAGCTTTCCCCTTGATGGGCTTGCCGTTGGCTAGTTTCCGTTCACTCAGAAGGGCAAGTGTCGCGAGCCGAAGCTGTCGTAGTGACACCAAAGGAACCTCGGACCCGGAGGTTGTCAGACCACCGGGCGCACCGTTCGCGCAAGATTTCCTACACCGTTTCCCAATTCAGCGGCCCGCAGAATGGCGGGAACTATTTCTGTCGGGAGGCATCAAACCGCCGTACGTTCCACGTCTCCGAGCTGCAGATGATCTGCGTTATTTCCCCCACGCTGTGACGGCCACAGGCAAGCGGGTGGCCGATCAACAGCGAGGGCTTCGCAAGCGGCACTCTCGTTATAATGACCTCCGCACCAATTCAGCGAGGAGCCGGCTGGTAGAGCAGAGCGCCTCTGTATCCTTTTCAACAGAAGGGGCTCGAGCATTCCCTTTAGACATTGTTCCAGGCGgtgtggaagaggaggaagaattCAAAGGGATGAAAGAAAGGTCTCACACGCCACTTGTTTGCCCCAGGGAAAGATTGGTGTTGTCGGCGATATCAGAGTGCAACACCACCCCTGAGCCGGACTtcggggaggaggaggaaacaaacgaGCCGAACTGCGAACCAAAATTAGGGAGGCAGATTGACTTCTTTGGGTCAGTGTCGGCCCCACAAACACCTAACGCGGTGACGTCAACATCTGCAGAGGGGTTCCCGTCCGAACCATATAAGAGGAAAGATATGAGGCATTCTTCGGGTCCAAGTGCAGAGGACGTTCGGACTCCGGAGCAGATGGCTATGGAGTGGGTGGAGGATCGGATTCGCAATGGGTTTTCAACATCGACGGTAGCTTTAGGTTCGCCTTTGGGAACCACCGTCAACGTGGGCAGCCATGTTGATGGTGGTGAGGACAACCAAAGGCCAGTGTGTACCCCCACGAAATGTGAGACGAAACTTGCGGAAGAGGTTCAGCAAGTGGGAGAGGAAGGTCAACGACGTTCCGTAAGGGGTGTGTGTCTATCGCCTAAGTTCAACGCATCTGtggcctcttcttcatccagAACAACTTACTCCACTTCAGCAACGGAGTGCGGTAAGGCTACTGAGATGGTATATCACCCGGCGGCAGAGTTACCCGATACACTTACGGGTGTGGCGTACGACGTGGACGATTATGTGCCCAGTAGGTCAAAAAAGCGTGGAGCGGTGCTGTTAAACCGTACGGGAATCCCCCCGCACAATTCCTTGGGTCGATGCGTTGCGGAAGAGATCTGTCAACGTACCTCTTCACCAACCGTAGGCCGTCACTCGCGTCGACCACCGCCTGTCGGTCACCAACCCGTCGCCACGCGGCGGGTGCTATCGCAAAGCCATCAAGCAGGAGGTGAGTTGGCTTCGACAGATATTCGCTCTCCGATATTGGCTGGCTACCTTAACCGAGAGTCGAGACAGTACGACGACTTCAACAGCAATCGCAGTTCGGTGGCGTCACACAATTTTATAACGCAGGGGAGTGAATTCTGTTTACCATTCCGTGCCACATTGGGTAGCGGCCAAAACTCTGATAGTAATGCTGAGAACAGCGTCTCGCACAAAATGGAAAGCACCGAGTTCACAGGTGCTAACACGGCTCTACCACACTTCATGGACTTCACCTTCAACAGTCATTCGGGCGGCGCTCGGCTACTGGGAAGCTTGGAGGGTGTTGGGAACACGTAG
- a CDS encoding cytochrome c oxidase copper chaperone, putative, producing MSSDEVAATGKGKKPACKICCACPAERQARDECTLLKGVEACQKEIGAFYKCLLHEGFSEEEVERLRGSVRSF from the coding sequence ATGTCGAGTGACGAAGTTGCTGCCACCGGAAAGGGTAAAAAACCGGCTTGTAAGATATGCTGCGCATGCCCAGCGGAACGTCAGGCGCGTGATGAATGCACTCTTCTAAAGGGTGTAGAAGCCTGCCAAAAGGAAATTGGGGCATTCTACAAATGCCTGCTCCATGAGGGATTTTCGGAAGAGGAAGTCGAGCGTCTCCGAGGGAGTGTCCGGAGTTTTTAG